A single window of Narcine bancroftii isolate sNarBan1 chromosome 13, sNarBan1.hap1, whole genome shotgun sequence DNA harbors:
- the LOC138748841 gene encoding NFAT activation molecule 1-like, which yields MSPTGRILIVLILHFQHAQTELTCKITQKQLLVVGVVNEDISIQCEYKCKSTNRSVPLESGIPVIMSLYKETPEIIIQMSKKDSRFMSKVNKAWRLTVTDMSDSGIYYCQGHDPSKTFKGTGTLLQVKVAVTQDPNYRVTEHVLQGISSLLMVYSLTITATLLHKNKTCSRWKPNWMKPLSRNFPRPSTTNQSNTAGTGRLVVESPGNENTYTALQRTQASIYNSLQIEGRTPDALQGQHAEVGSEVYECVYETF from the exons ATGTCTCCGACTGGGAGAATCCTCATCGTCCTCATTCTTCACTTCCAGCATG CTCAGACGGAACTAACTTGTAAAATCACGCAGAAACAGCTTCTTGTGGTGGGAGTGGTGAACGAGGACATCAGCATTCAGTGTGAGTATAAATGTAAGAGCACCAACAGATCAGTCCCGCTGGAAAGTGGCATCCCAGTCATCATGTCGCTGTACAAGGAAACGCCGGAAATCATAATTCAGATGAGCAAGAAAGATTCCAGATTCATGTCCAAGGTGAACAAGGCCTGGAGACTGACGGTGACGGACATGAGCGACAGTGGGATTTATTACTGCCAAGGACATGACCCCTCCAAAACCTTCAAAGGGACAGGAACCTTGTTGCAGGTGAAGG TCGCAGTAACCCAAGATCCAAATTATAGAGTGACAGAACACGTCCTGCAGGGGATCAGCTCGCTGCTGATGGTCTACAGCCTGACCATTACCGCCACCCTCCTCCACAAAAACAAG ACCTGCTCCCGGTGGAAGCCGAACTGGATGAAACCCCTCAGTAGGAATTTTCCCAGGCCATCGACCACGAACCAG TCAAACACTGCTGGGACGGGGAGGCTGGTGGTGGAGTCACCAGGAAATGAAAATACATACACA GCTCTGCAAAGGACCCAGGCTTCCATCTACAACTCCCTCCAAATTGAGGGAAGGACTCCAGATGCGCTCCAG GGCCAGCACGCGGAGGTCGGATCTGAAGTTTACGAATGCGTCTATGAGACCTTCTGA